Proteins from a single region of Corylus avellana chromosome ca11, CavTom2PMs-1.0:
- the LOC132165759 gene encoding F-box/kelch-repeat protein OR23, whose product MASSSSSSSVDETQTLIPGLPNDVASLILYLIPYCYHARLRPTCRSWRVFLTPSSNKSLLVLRRRNRTASTLLCIFPQDPSISSPFLFDPHNLAWSSLPTAPPDPHSYGLCNFAAISLGPHLYVLGGSLFDTRSFPIDRPTASSSASRFDFVTGLWELLSPMAHARGSFACAAVPGSEAIMVAGGGSRHCVFAAAGSRISSVERYDVERDQWVELDRLPGLRAGCVGFVVEERMEFWVMGGYGEERTIDGVLPVDEYCRDAVVMEMRSGGDGGKWRAVGDMWGDRERERVGKIVVVEDEEGRGRPGVFMLEGHHILRYDMASNRWRKESQVPKQAPHNSSFGFVVLDGELHVMTLLSAVDSTETRRKRHQKRAGKLYIQIYHPKKKTWRFLTTKSPFPRPLDFNAAVLCSVRL is encoded by the exons ATGGCTTCTTCATCTTCGTCTTCTTCAGTAGACGAGACCCAAACCCTGATCCCGGGCCTCCCGAACGACGTCGCGTCGTTGATCCTCTACCTAATCCCCTACTGTTACCACGCCCGCCTCAGGCCAACGTGCAGGTCCTGGCGCGTGTTCCTCACTCCCTCCTCCAACAAGTCCCTCCTCGTCCTCCGCCGCCGCAACCGAACCGCCTCGACCCTTCTCTGTATCTTCCCTCAAGACCCCTCGATCTCGTCCCCTTTCCTCTTCGACCCGCACAACCTGGCGTGGTCGTCACTCCCCACCGCCCCGCCGGACCCCCACTCCTACGGCCTATGCAACTTCGCCGCCATCTCCCTCGGGCCCCACCTCTACGTCCTCGGCGGGTCCCTCTTCGACACGCGCTCGTTCCCCATCGACCGTCCCACCGCCTCTTCCTCCGCCTCGCGCTTTGACTTCGTTACCGGCCTCTGGGAGCTTCTCTCACCGATGGCCCACGCGCGAGGCAGCTTCGCTTGCGCGGCGGTCCCAGGATCGGAGGCGATTATGGTAGCGGGAGGCGGGTCCCGGCACTGCGTATTTGCTGCTGCTGGGAGTAGGATAAGTTCGGTGGAGAGGTACGACGTGGAGAGGGATCAGTGGGTGGAGCTGGACCGGTTGCCCGGGTTGCGAGCCGGGTGTGTGGGCTTCGTGGTGGAGGAGAGAATGGAGTTCTGGGTGATGGGTGGGTATGGGGAAGAGAGGACGATTGATGGGGTTTTGCCGGTGGATGAGTATTGTAGAGACGCAGTGGTGATGGAGATGAGGAGTGGTGGTGATGGAGGGAAGTGGAGGGCGGTGGGGGATATGTGGGGGGatagggagagggagagggttgGGAAGATTGTGGTGGTGGAGGACGAGGAGGGGCGGGGTCGGCCCGGCGTGTTTATGCTCGAGGGGCACCATATTTTGAG ATATGACATGGCTTCAAACCGATGGCGGAAGGAGTCACAAGTACCAAAACAAGCTCCTCATAACTCATCatttggttttgttgttttggatGGGGAGTTGCATGTAATGACCCTTTTGAGTGCAGTCGATTCAACAGAAACCCGAAGGAAGCGACACCAAAAGAGGGCTGGAAAACTGTACATCCAGATTTACCATCCTAAGAAGAAGACATGGAGATTTCTGACTACAAAGTCACCTTTCCCTCGCCCTTTAGATTTTAATGCAGCAGTATTGTGCAGCGTTCGCTTGTGA